A single region of the Thermoanaerobaculia bacterium genome encodes:
- a CDS encoding NapC/NirT family cytochrome c has translation MKDFAKNWLRPIVYLGQNPMSILGAVLTTSSALTLAGFWVFEILQTRPLPPYAGIVLYLVLPGIFVIGLVLMPVGALWQRRSLKRAGKLPHEYPRIDLRHPVLRRAAVLVAIATGLNVMILGTASYLGVEYMDSVQFCGQSCHTVMAPEYTAYKDSPHSRVACVECHIGAGAPWFVRSKISGVRQVFAVALKTYSTPIPSPVQHLRPARETCERCHWPQRFVGDKLLVRPKFADDAANTKSYDVLVMKIGGHTWQGAVGIHGRHLAQASRVSYVSTDAHRQVIPVVRYTDDSGKTIEYVSTDVKTTPEQLQRGEKRTMDCMDCHNRPSHTFQIPEKAVDQAMAAGRISPELPFVKKETVALLKTPYADRDAASAAIGEKMAEFYRTSYPDVFRTHRAQIEAAADEARQIYLRNVFPAMKIGWGTYPNNLGHEDFLGCFRCHDGSHQSKDGKVITQDCDACHALLAQDESNPKILAELGMK, from the coding sequence ATGAAGGATTTCGCGAAGAACTGGCTGCGCCCGATCGTCTATCTGGGGCAGAACCCCATGAGCATCCTCGGCGCGGTCCTCACGACGAGTTCGGCGCTGACTCTCGCCGGCTTCTGGGTGTTCGAGATCCTGCAGACACGACCGCTGCCCCCCTACGCGGGGATCGTCCTCTACCTCGTCCTTCCCGGCATCTTCGTGATCGGCCTCGTCCTGATGCCGGTCGGCGCGCTCTGGCAGCGCCGCAGCCTCAAGCGCGCCGGGAAGCTTCCCCACGAGTATCCGCGGATCGACCTGCGGCACCCCGTGCTCCGGCGCGCGGCCGTGCTCGTCGCGATCGCCACCGGGTTGAACGTGATGATTCTCGGAACCGCTTCCTACCTCGGCGTGGAGTACATGGACTCGGTGCAGTTCTGCGGACAGAGCTGCCACACGGTGATGGCCCCGGAATACACCGCCTACAAGGATTCCCCCCACTCCCGCGTCGCCTGCGTCGAGTGCCACATCGGAGCGGGAGCGCCGTGGTTCGTGCGCTCCAAGATCTCCGGCGTGCGGCAGGTCTTCGCGGTGGCGTTGAAGACGTACTCGACGCCGATCCCGTCTCCGGTCCAGCACTTGCGGCCGGCGCGCGAGACGTGCGAGCGCTGCCACTGGCCGCAGCGGTTCGTCGGCGACAAGCTGCTCGTCCGTCCGAAGTTCGCCGACGACGCCGCGAACACGAAGTCGTACGACGTCCTCGTGATGAAGATCGGGGGCCACACCTGGCAGGGGGCCGTCGGAATCCACGGCCGGCACCTCGCCCAGGCGTCGCGCGTGTCGTATGTCTCGACGGACGCGCACCGGCAGGTGATCCCCGTCGTCCGCTACACCGACGATTCCGGCAAGACGATCGAGTACGTCTCGACGGACGTCAAGACGACTCCCGAGCAGCTGCAGCGCGGCGAGAAGCGGACGATGGACTGCATGGACTGCCACAACCGGCCCTCCCACACGTTTCAGATACCCGAGAAGGCCGTCGACCAGGCGATGGCGGCCGGTCGGATCAGTCCGGAGCTCCCGTTCGTCAAGAAAGAGACCGTCGCGCTCCTGAAGACCCCGTATGCGGACCGGGATGCGGCGTCGGCGGCGATCGGCGAAAAGATGGCGGAGTTCTATCGGACGTCCTATCCGGACGTCTTCCGGACGCATCGCGCGCAGATCGAGGCGGCCGCCGACGAAGCGCGGCAGATCTATCTGCGGAACGTCTTCCCCGCGATGAAGATCGGATGGGGCACCTACCCGAACAATCTCGGGCACGAGGACTTCCTCGGCTGCTTCCGCTGCCACGACGGCAGCCACCAGTCGAAGGACGGGAAGGTCATCACCCAGGACTGCGACGCGTGCCACGCCCTGCTGGCGCAGGACGAATCGAACCCGAAGATCCTCGCCGAGCTCGGGATGAAATGA
- a CDS encoding cytochrome c3 family protein, whose amino-acid sequence MKSFRIVLIAVCAAAGVALGAETKAKAKPPADADCLGCHSDATLKSAKGRSLFVAAAKLARSVHGAAGLSCVDCHAGFDPGEIPHKAKITPVACVGCHDDVAAKHPFHRDLAEAKKGGAAPAVDCQSCHGGHGVVPVSSRAFLLKSDPAAGCGSCHDDVVAEFRFSAHGRALARSVKGAPDCLTCHRQDMIGSIGVPYATRKIAQEKMCLSCHLKNPAIRAMMPSAGFIESFETSVHGRALARGNGAAPTCIDCHGTHGMSNPLSPGSNVGKLEIPHLCAKCHKTEAAQYATSVHGTALARGMKDAPVCTDCHGEHAVLPRRDPNSPIAAANVSARVCTPCHGSLRLAQKFNLPTDRSRSYADSFHGMDSRGGVASVANCASCHGAHDILPSSDPRSRVAKANLASTCGQNGCHPKANDRFALGRVHVTGTRDKDPLLFVIATIYIVLIAGVIGGMLAHNALDFLRKLRHRFRIRMGKDVEAPAGNGVYLRMTLFERLQHGGVALPFILLVITGFMLHYPDAAWVRLIRRMNPRAFELRSVLHRAAGVVMTVTSLVHVAYIVLSARGRQLVADLWLRPKDLTDAWKTLKYNLGLSKEKPMYGRFSYAEKAEYWALVWGTIVMTVTGVVMWFDNTFIGLLTKLGYDVSRTIHFYEAWLAFLAIVVWHLYFVIFNPDEYPMNLAWLTGMLSEKEMEEEHPLELERLRRSGPEPGAPAPAPPA is encoded by the coding sequence ATGAAGAGCTTCAGGATCGTTCTGATCGCGGTGTGCGCGGCGGCGGGCGTCGCGCTCGGGGCCGAAACGAAAGCCAAGGCGAAACCGCCCGCCGATGCCGATTGTCTCGGCTGCCACTCCGACGCGACGTTGAAATCCGCGAAGGGCCGCTCCCTCTTCGTCGCCGCCGCGAAGCTCGCCCGGTCCGTTCACGGAGCCGCGGGTCTTTCCTGCGTGGACTGCCACGCCGGATTCGACCCCGGAGAGATTCCCCACAAGGCGAAGATCACCCCGGTCGCGTGCGTCGGATGCCACGACGACGTCGCCGCCAAGCACCCGTTCCACCGCGATCTCGCGGAAGCGAAGAAGGGCGGCGCCGCGCCCGCGGTCGACTGCCAGTCGTGCCACGGCGGACACGGCGTCGTTCCCGTCTCGTCGCGCGCGTTCCTGCTCAAGAGCGACCCGGCCGCGGGCTGCGGATCGTGCCACGACGACGTCGTCGCCGAATTCCGCTTCTCGGCGCACGGGCGCGCGCTCGCGCGCTCCGTCAAGGGAGCGCCGGACTGCCTCACGTGCCATCGCCAGGACATGATCGGCTCGATCGGCGTGCCGTATGCGACCCGCAAGATCGCGCAGGAGAAGATGTGCCTCTCCTGTCATCTCAAGAACCCCGCGATCCGCGCGATGATGCCGAGCGCCGGGTTCATCGAATCCTTCGAGACGAGCGTCCACGGACGCGCGCTCGCGCGCGGAAACGGTGCGGCGCCGACCTGCATCGACTGTCACGGAACCCACGGCATGAGCAACCCCCTCTCGCCGGGCTCGAACGTCGGGAAGCTCGAGATTCCGCACCTCTGCGCGAAGTGCCACAAGACGGAAGCCGCCCAGTACGCCACGAGCGTTCACGGAACCGCGCTCGCTCGCGGGATGAAGGACGCCCCCGTCTGCACCGACTGCCACGGCGAGCACGCCGTGCTCCCGCGCCGTGATCCGAACTCCCCGATCGCCGCGGCGAACGTCTCGGCGCGCGTCTGCACGCCCTGCCACGGCTCGCTGCGGCTCGCGCAGAAATTCAACCTGCCCACCGACCGCTCCCGGAGCTACGCGGACAGCTTCCACGGCATGGATTCCCGCGGGGGGGTCGCCTCGGTCGCCAACTGCGCGAGCTGCCACGGCGCGCACGACATCCTTCCGTCTTCCGATCCGCGCTCGCGCGTCGCCAAGGCGAACCTCGCCTCGACCTGCGGCCAGAACGGGTGTCACCCGAAGGCGAACGACCGGTTCGCGCTCGGCCGCGTCCACGTCACCGGCACGAGGGACAAGGACCCGCTCCTCTTCGTGATCGCGACGATCTACATCGTGCTCATCGCCGGCGTCATCGGCGGGATGCTCGCGCACAACGCGCTCGACTTCCTCCGGAAGCTCCGGCACCGATTCCGGATCCGGATGGGCAAGGACGTCGAAGCTCCCGCGGGGAACGGCGTCTACCTGCGAATGACGCTCTTCGAGCGGCTCCAGCACGGGGGCGTCGCCCTCCCGTTCATCCTGCTCGTCATCACCGGCTTCATGCTCCACTACCCCGACGCCGCCTGGGTGCGGCTCATCCGGCGGATGAACCCGAGGGCGTTCGAGCTCCGGAGCGTCCTCCACCGCGCGGCGGGCGTCGTGATGACGGTGACGAGCCTCGTCCACGTCGCCTACATCGTCCTCTCCGCGCGCGGCCGCCAGCTCGTCGCGGATCTCTGGCTGCGCCCGAAGGACCTCACGGACGCCTGGAAGACCCTCAAGTACAACCTCGGTCTCTCGAAAGAGAAGCCGATGTACGGAAGGTTCTCGTACGCCGAAAAGGCGGAGTACTGGGCGCTGGTCTGGGGCACGATCGTCATGACGGTCACCGGCGTCGTCATGTGGTTCGACAACACCTTCATCGGACTCCTGACGAAGCTCGGCTACGACGTCTCCCGCACGATCCACTTCTACGAGGCGTGGCTCGCGTTCCTCGCGATCGTCGTGTGGCACCTGTATTTCGTGATCTTCAACCCGGACGAGTACCCGATGAATCTCGCCTGGCTCACCGGAATGCTCTCCGAGAAGGAAATGGAAGAGGAACACCCGCTCGAGCTCGAGCGGCTTCGCCGTTCCGGACCCGAGCCCGGCGCCCCCGCACCGGCGCCCCCGGCATGA
- a CDS encoding cytochrome c3 family protein, with protein MIRPARTLALLFAVLALAPAAGAANPAPSKDDCLACHEPGVRVGRRKAGEAPPFNAAALKSSPHADLDCVSCHADIKEVPHPDKLARVDCGSCHSDEGKQYAASVHGRKSAAGDLYAPGCKSCHGTHDVLRPGTPGSPTSTMQIPRLCGGCHREGSAVSLTRKIPQTNILGNYMDSIHGEGLFKRGLIVAAVCTSCHTAHFVLPHNDPRSSIAKENIAKTCTKCHAQIEIVHRKVIRGELWEKQPHLIPACVDCHSPHKIRKVFYSQGMADQDCLRCHGDPNLKGTRGGETVSMFTDAKELAHSRHAKIACGQCHTGGDPSKTRPCLTIAARVDCSICHAAVVDQYKESRHGQLFAQGSPDAPSCQDCHSPHGTLSKTDLNSPTFSRNVPALCARCHRAGEKAAVRYRGAQKNIVENYLESIHGKGLMESGLTVTANCADCHSAHRELPSADPRSTVNRANVALTCAKCHRGIYELFNASVHSTAVTRTNKTLPVCSDCHSAHSIQRTDLSNFRLHIMDQCGRCHEKIAATYFDTFHGKVSKLGYLATAKCYDCHGSHDILPVTDPRSRLSRANIVKTCGKCHSGSHRQFAGYLTHATHHDPKRYPFLFYTFWGMTFLLVGTLTFAGTHTALWLRRSLADGKAPAAAEAQADRVYVRRFTTFQRNLHLMVIGSFLGLAATGMTLKFSYAPWARVLARLFGGFVAAGLIHRFCAVVTFTYFGLHLWDLVRQKRKSGKSWIRLVFGPDSMMLNRRDWREFVGSIKWFLKKGPRPRYGRWTYWEKFDYFAVFWGVAVIGMTGLILWFPTVFTRVLPGWMVNVATTIHSDEALLAVCFIFSIHFFNTHFRPEKFPIDTVIFTTGVPLEELKHDRPLEYRQLRESGELERLKMPAPIPLANRMWRRFGFTALAIGLVLIGLILYSMLFLYR; from the coding sequence ATGATCCGTCCGGCGAGAACGCTCGCGCTCCTGTTCGCGGTCCTGGCGCTCGCCCCCGCGGCCGGGGCCGCGAACCCGGCCCCCTCGAAGGACGACTGCCTCGCGTGCCACGAACCGGGCGTCCGCGTCGGGCGGCGGAAAGCCGGCGAGGCCCCGCCGTTCAACGCGGCGGCCCTGAAATCCTCTCCCCACGCGGACCTCGACTGCGTTTCCTGCCATGCCGACATCAAGGAAGTCCCTCATCCGGACAAGCTCGCGCGCGTGGACTGCGGCTCCTGCCACTCGGACGAGGGAAAGCAGTATGCGGCGAGCGTGCACGGCCGGAAGAGCGCCGCCGGCGATCTCTACGCCCCGGGCTGCAAGAGCTGCCACGGCACGCACGACGTTCTCCGTCCCGGAACGCCCGGTTCGCCGACCTCGACGATGCAGATCCCGCGCCTCTGCGGCGGCTGCCACCGCGAAGGGTCCGCCGTCAGCCTCACCCGGAAGATCCCGCAGACGAACATCCTCGGCAACTACATGGACAGCATCCACGGCGAAGGTCTCTTCAAGCGCGGGCTGATCGTCGCCGCCGTCTGCACGAGCTGTCACACGGCGCACTTCGTGCTCCCCCACAACGACCCCCGCTCCTCGATCGCCAAGGAGAACATCGCGAAGACCTGCACGAAGTGCCACGCGCAGATCGAGATCGTCCACCGCAAGGTGATCCGGGGCGAGCTCTGGGAGAAGCAGCCGCACCTGATTCCCGCCTGCGTCGACTGCCACTCTCCGCACAAGATCCGGAAGGTCTTCTACTCGCAGGGAATGGCGGACCAGGACTGCCTGCGCTGCCACGGCGACCCGAACCTGAAGGGAACCCGGGGCGGCGAGACCGTCTCCATGTTCACGGACGCGAAGGAGCTCGCGCATTCCCGCCACGCGAAGATCGCCTGCGGGCAGTGCCACACCGGCGGCGACCCCTCGAAGACCCGCCCCTGCCTCACGATCGCGGCGCGCGTCGACTGCTCGATCTGCCACGCCGCCGTCGTCGACCAGTACAAGGAAAGCCGACACGGTCAGCTCTTCGCGCAGGGCAGCCCCGACGCGCCGTCGTGCCAGGACTGCCACAGTCCGCACGGGACGTTGTCCAAGACCGACCTGAATTCCCCGACGTTCTCGCGGAACGTCCCGGCGCTGTGCGCGCGCTGCCATCGCGCGGGCGAGAAGGCGGCCGTCCGATACCGGGGCGCCCAGAAGAACATCGTCGAGAACTATCTCGAGAGCATCCACGGCAAGGGCCTCATGGAGTCGGGGCTCACGGTCACCGCCAACTGCGCCGACTGCCACAGCGCGCACCGCGAGCTGCCGTCGGCCGACCCCCGGTCGACCGTGAATCGCGCCAACGTCGCCCTGACCTGCGCAAAGTGCCACCGCGGGATCTACGAGCTCTTCAACGCGAGCGTCCATTCGACGGCCGTGACCCGGACGAACAAGACGCTTCCGGTCTGCAGCGACTGCCACTCGGCTCACAGCATCCAGCGGACGGACCTCTCGAACTTCCGCCTCCACATCATGGACCAGTGCGGCCGATGCCACGAGAAGATCGCGGCGACGTACTTCGACACGTTCCACGGAAAGGTCTCGAAGCTCGGGTATCTCGCGACCGCCAAGTGCTACGACTGCCACGGGTCGCACGACATCCTTCCCGTGACCGATCCCCGCTCGCGCCTCTCCCGCGCCAACATCGTCAAGACGTGCGGGAAGTGCCACAGCGGTTCGCACCGCCAGTTCGCCGGATATCTCACGCACGCGACGCACCACGACCCGAAGCGCTACCCCTTCCTCTTCTACACGTTCTGGGGGATGACGTTCCTCCTCGTCGGAACGCTCACGTTCGCCGGCACCCACACCGCGCTCTGGCTCCGCCGCTCGCTCGCCGACGGAAAGGCCCCCGCCGCGGCCGAGGCCCAGGCCGACCGCGTCTACGTCCGCCGCTTCACGACGTTCCAGCGGAACCTGCACCTGATGGTGATCGGCAGTTTCCTCGGGCTCGCGGCGACCGGCATGACGCTGAAGTTCTCCTACGCGCCGTGGGCGCGCGTCCTCGCGCGGCTCTTCGGCGGATTCGTCGCGGCCGGCCTGATCCACCGCTTCTGCGCGGTCGTGACCTTCACCTATTTCGGGCTCCACCTCTGGGACCTCGTCCGCCAGAAGCGGAAGAGCGGGAAGAGCTGGATCCGGCTCGTCTTCGGTCCGGACAGCATGATGCTCAACCGCCGCGACTGGCGCGAGTTCGTCGGATCGATCAAGTGGTTCCTGAAGAAGGGGCCGCGGCCCCGCTACGGGCGCTGGACCTACTGGGAGAAGTTCGACTACTTCGCGGTGTTCTGGGGCGTGGCCGTGATCGGCATGACCGGCCTGATCCTCTGGTTCCCGACCGTCTTCACGCGAGTGCTGCCCGGGTGGATGGTGAACGTGGCGACGACGATCCACAGCGACGAGGCGCTGCTCGCCGTGTGCTTCATCTTCAGCATCCATTTCTTCAACACCCACTTCCGTCCGGAGAAGTTCCCGATCGACACCGTGATCTTCACGACGGGAGTTCCGCTCGAGGAGCTCAAGCACGACCGGCCGCTCGAGTACCGGCAGCTTCGCGAGAGCGGAGAGCTCGAGCGCCTGAAGATGCCGGCGCCGATCCCGCTGGCGAACCGGATGTGGCGCCGTTTCGGCTTCACCGCGCTCGCGATCGGGCTCGTGCTGATCGGGCTGATCCTGTATTCGATGCTCTTCCTCTATCGGTGA
- a CDS encoding CBS domain-containing protein produces the protein MRVRDLMTTHVWSCSENATVASAANTMLDHNCGFVPVVGKDGDVLGVVTDRDLCMALVRNDRRAAEIPLAEVCSGRVVSCRPDQEIHDVLQIMEGARVHRLPVVEDGRLKGIISMTDVLRHASPVRSADGDCLTCAEAVGALKMITAVRRPRKSWVAAAE, from the coding sequence ATGCGGGTTCGCGATCTGATGACCACCCACGTCTGGTCCTGTTCCGAGAACGCGACCGTCGCTTCGGCCGCCAATACGATGCTCGACCACAACTGCGGCTTCGTTCCCGTCGTGGGCAAGGACGGCGACGTCCTCGGCGTCGTGACCGACCGGGATCTATGCATGGCCCTCGTGCGGAACGACCGGCGCGCCGCCGAGATCCCCCTCGCCGAGGTCTGCTCGGGCCGGGTCGTCTCCTGCCGGCCCGACCAGGAGATCCACGACGTCCTCCAGATCATGGAGGGCGCGCGGGTCCACCGGCTGCCCGTCGTGGAGGACGGCCGGCTCAAAGGGATCATTTCGATGACGGACGTGCTCCGGCACGCCTCTCCCGTCCGGAGCGCCGACGGGGACTGTCTCACCTGCGCCGAGGCGGTGGGCGCGCTGAAGATGATCACCGCCGTCCGCCGGCCCCGGAAGAGCTGGGTCGCCGCGGCGGAATGA
- a CDS encoding LuxR C-terminal-related transcriptional regulator, whose product MPSPVREAIDLLSKSGEAAFAIDASDRLVYWNKGCEEILGFEAQKVLGKLCFEVMGGRDEHGNVYCFKNCPVAHQARHNEDDPVQPFVLSVKDKKGEQRKLTVSMFAVPAVRPSLSAVVHVIRETGAPASPLEKTLAKQAAAAPPTRWPLLTTEGQPVELTTREKEILRCLAEGFSTSAIAEKLFIAPVTVRNHVQSILQKLDVHTKLAAVVFAYRHQLI is encoded by the coding sequence ATGCCGTCACCCGTCCGCGAAGCGATCGATCTGCTTTCCAAGAGCGGCGAGGCCGCCTTCGCGATCGACGCGTCCGACCGGCTCGTCTACTGGAACAAGGGATGCGAGGAGATCCTCGGCTTCGAGGCCCAGAAGGTCCTGGGAAAGCTCTGCTTCGAGGTCATGGGGGGACGGGACGAGCACGGAAATGTGTATTGTTTCAAGAACTGCCCCGTCGCCCATCAGGCGCGGCACAACGAGGACGATCCGGTCCAGCCCTTCGTGCTTTCCGTCAAGGACAAGAAGGGCGAGCAGCGGAAGCTGACCGTTTCGATGTTCGCGGTCCCGGCCGTTCGCCCCTCCCTGTCGGCCGTCGTGCACGTCATCCGGGAAACCGGCGCTCCGGCGTCTCCTCTCGAGAAGACGCTCGCGAAGCAGGCCGCCGCGGCGCCCCCGACGCGCTGGCCCCTTCTCACGACCGAGGGACAGCCGGTCGAGCTCACGACGCGCGAAAAGGAGATCCTCCGCTGCCTGGCCGAGGGCTTCTCGACGTCGGCGATCGCGGAGAAGCTCTTCATCGCCCCGGTGACGGTGCGGAACCACGTCCAGAGCATCCTGCAGAAGCTCGACGTGCACACGAAGCTGGCCGCGGTCGTGTTCGCCTACCGCCATCAGTTGATTTAG
- a CDS encoding HAD-IC family P-type ATPase: MSATAGERPSGLSSARARELLAEHGPNRYVPAGRTASFAEFLRTLADPMAIMLLAAAILSFAAGQRRDGIVLLVALFPVLAVDVVLEARSRQALKKLAQAVSPRATVVRDGVPAEIPTEEIVPGDILVIREGDVLHADGTVAWSAHLAIDESMLTGESEPKDKIAGTPFYAGSRVLTGQGGGEVASTGLRTQYGRIASLVAEAPAGQTPIQEKTAKVVSILGKVALVVAAAVFGLAWLRERSLARAFVSAISVAMSAMPEEFPLVFTLFLSLGAWRLSKHRVLVRRLASVETLGSTTVICTDKTGTLTLGQFVLEAVLPFGDFTEADLLESAVLACEIDPSDPLDQTILESARAAGLDPGRLHSGGRLVRDHSWDALGKHMSHVWRTEDAAAGTLVVAAKGALEGILEHCALTPGRRAEAEARHAELAAGGLRLLAVAGKTQREGSEDRASDESNLALVGFLGFRDPLRPEIAAAVADCRTAGIAIKLVTGDHPVTAQAIAESAGIVTGREPIATGDELAALSPPDFARRVAESPILARILPEQKYAIVDALRAGGEVVAMAGDGINDAPALRRASIGISMGARATEVARAAADLVLLDDNFGSIVQTIREGRRIYDNLEKAFRYLLAFHVPIVLLAVVVPLLGFPLLLLPVHLVWLELVVHPVSALLFEGEPADPDVMRRPPRPPGSSLLGKRSVRSSVATGALLAAAVLAIYAAAVSKGEDAARGFALAALIPGTLLIAWAERAGDRPWRRVPAPNTGRFWGIMAPIAVSLPLLVAWPTASQILHATFPSSGQWAIALAAATAAVAWRAFGTGEERRKLPVSPDFSADRNAAGAAGRRPGAPPL; the protein is encoded by the coding sequence GTGAGCGCGACGGCCGGGGAGCGGCCGAGCGGCCTCTCCAGCGCGCGCGCCCGGGAGCTCCTCGCCGAACACGGGCCCAACCGGTACGTCCCGGCGGGCCGCACCGCCTCGTTCGCCGAATTCCTCCGCACGCTCGCCGACCCGATGGCGATCATGCTGCTCGCCGCGGCGATCCTCTCCTTCGCGGCGGGACAGCGGCGGGACGGAATCGTGCTCCTGGTGGCCCTCTTCCCGGTGCTCGCGGTCGACGTCGTCCTCGAGGCGAGGTCGCGGCAGGCGCTGAAGAAGCTCGCGCAGGCGGTTTCCCCGCGTGCCACCGTCGTCCGCGACGGCGTGCCGGCCGAGATCCCGACCGAGGAGATCGTGCCCGGCGACATCCTCGTGATCCGCGAGGGAGACGTTCTGCACGCCGACGGGACCGTCGCGTGGTCCGCGCACCTGGCGATCGACGAGTCCATGCTGACCGGCGAGTCGGAGCCGAAGGACAAGATCGCCGGCACGCCGTTCTACGCCGGCTCGCGCGTGCTCACCGGTCAGGGCGGGGGCGAAGTGGCCTCGACCGGCCTCCGGACGCAGTACGGCCGGATCGCCTCGCTCGTCGCGGAAGCGCCCGCGGGGCAGACGCCGATCCAGGAGAAGACCGCGAAGGTCGTCTCCATCCTCGGGAAAGTCGCGCTCGTCGTCGCGGCCGCGGTCTTCGGCCTCGCGTGGCTCCGGGAACGGTCGCTGGCGCGCGCCTTCGTGTCGGCGATCAGCGTCGCGATGTCGGCGATGCCCGAGGAGTTCCCGCTCGTGTTCACGCTGTTCCTCTCGCTCGGGGCCTGGCGCCTCTCGAAGCATCGCGTCCTCGTCCGGCGGCTCGCGAGCGTCGAGACGCTGGGGTCGACGACGGTGATCTGCACGGACAAGACCGGGACGCTGACGCTCGGGCAGTTCGTCCTCGAAGCGGTGCTCCCGTTCGGCGACTTCACGGAGGCCGATCTCCTGGAATCCGCCGTCCTCGCCTGCGAGATCGACCCCTCCGACCCGCTGGATCAGACGATCCTCGAATCCGCGCGCGCCGCCGGACTCGACCCGGGGCGGCTCCATTCGGGCGGGCGCCTCGTCCGCGACCATTCGTGGGACGCCCTCGGCAAGCACATGTCGCACGTGTGGAGAACGGAAGACGCGGCGGCGGGCACCCTCGTCGTCGCGGCGAAAGGCGCCCTCGAGGGGATCCTCGAGCACTGCGCGCTGACGCCCGGGCGCCGGGCCGAAGCCGAAGCGCGTCACGCGGAGCTCGCGGCGGGAGGGCTGCGCCTCCTCGCGGTCGCCGGAAAAACGCAGCGGGAGGGGTCCGAGGACCGCGCGAGCGACGAATCGAACCTCGCGCTCGTCGGCTTCCTCGGCTTCCGGGATCCCCTCCGGCCGGAGATCGCGGCCGCGGTCGCGGACTGCCGCACCGCCGGAATCGCGATCAAGCTCGTGACCGGCGACCATCCGGTCACGGCGCAGGCGATCGCCGAGAGCGCCGGCATCGTCACGGGACGCGAGCCGATCGCGACCGGCGACGAGCTCGCGGCGCTCTCTCCCCCCGATTTCGCGCGGCGCGTCGCGGAATCGCCGATCCTCGCCCGCATCCTCCCCGAACAGAAGTACGCGATCGTCGACGCGCTCCGCGCCGGCGGAGAAGTCGTCGCGATGGCCGGCGACGGCATCAACGACGCTCCGGCTCTCCGCCGCGCGTCGATCGGGATCAGCATGGGCGCCCGGGCCACGGAGGTGGCGCGCGCCGCGGCCGATCTCGTCCTTCTCGACGACAATTTCGGCTCGATCGTCCAGACGATCCGGGAGGGCCGGCGGATCTACGACAACCTCGAGAAGGCGTTCCGGTACCTGCTCGCCTTTCACGTGCCGATCGTCCTTCTCGCGGTGGTCGTTCCCCTCCTGGGGTTCCCGCTCCTCCTCCTTCCGGTCCACCTCGTCTGGCTCGAGCTCGTCGTGCACCCCGTTTCCGCCCTGCTGTTCGAAGGAGAGCCGGCGGATCCCGACGTCATGCGGCGCCCGCCCCGGCCGCCCGGATCGTCTCTGCTCGGGAAGCGTTCGGTCCGGAGCTCCGTCGCGACCGGCGCCCTGCTCGCGGCCGCGGTGCTCGCGATCTACGCCGCGGCGGTGTCGAAGGGAGAAGACGCGGCACGGGGCTTCGCGCTCGCGGCGCTCATACCGGGGACGCTCCTGATCGCCTGGGCGGAGCGCGCCGGAGATCGTCCCTGGCGGCGCGTTCCGGCGCCGAACACCGGCCGGTTCTGGGGGATCATGGCGCCGATCGCGGTCTCGCTCCCCCTTCTCGTCGCCTGGCCGACCGCCTCGCAGATTCTCCACGCCACGTTTCCGTCCTCCGGGCAGTGGGCGATCGCGCTCGCGGCGGCAACCGCGGCGGTCGCCTGGCGCGCGTTCGGCACCGGGGAAGAAAGGCGAAAACTCCCCGTCTCGCCGGACTTCTCCGCCGATCGAAATGCCGCCGGCGCCGCCGGACGGCGGCCCGGTGCGCCCCCGCTCTGA
- a CDS encoding CBS domain-containing protein, with amino-acid sequence MRVEQLMHRKVETIGEDGSAEQALKRMRARRLRHLVVVRGERVVGIVSDRDIAGLLVGNLRIDRTIDQVMSRGVAVVAPATPVEDAAYLMRRRKIGALPVVSDGKLVGILTVSDLLDLVSRELGAKAKRRRTGRAPRKALRRAR; translated from the coding sequence GTGCGAGTCGAACAGCTGATGCACCGGAAGGTCGAGACGATCGGGGAGGACGGATCCGCGGAGCAGGCCCTGAAACGGATGCGCGCGCGGCGGCTGCGCCACCTCGTCGTGGTGCGGGGGGAGCGGGTGGTCGGGATCGTCTCGGACCGCGACATCGCGGGGCTCCTCGTCGGCAACCTCCGCATCGATCGGACGATCGACCAGGTGATGAGCCGCGGCGTCGCGGTCGTCGCGCCGGCGACGCCGGTCGAGGACGCCGCCTACCTGATGAGGCGGAGGAAGATCGGCGCGCTCCCGGTCGTCTCGGACGGGAAGCTCGTCGGCATCCTGACCGTCTCGGACCTGCTCGATCTCGTCTCCCGCGAGCTCGGCGCGAAGGCGAAGCGGCGACGGACCGGTAGAGCTCCCAGGAAAGCACTCCGCCGCGCTCGCTGA
- a CDS encoding helix-turn-helix domain-containing protein encodes MKTTSPGEWLSRTEVARLFQVSASTVTRWAREGKVPAKRTPGGHYRYPAAEVRRLAGTSGPGDLVRLD; translated from the coding sequence ATGAAGACGACTTCCCCGGGAGAATGGCTGAGCCGCACCGAAGTGGCGCGGCTGTTCCAGGTTTCCGCTTCGACCGTCACGCGCTGGGCCCGGGAAGGAAAAGTCCCCGCCAAGCGCACGCCGGGAGGGCACTATCGATATCCGGCGGCCGAGGTTCGCCGACTCGCCGGGACGTCGGGGCCCGGCGATCTCGTCCGACTCGACTGA